From one Pseudomonadota bacterium genomic stretch:
- the ccoS gene encoding cbb3-type cytochrome oxidase assembly protein CcoS encodes MEIIYLLIPLSIVLIAVIAWVFTWAIRSGQFDDLEGPAHRIIMDDDSPRPESDTDPAHAHDKETTASQDQK; translated from the coding sequence ATGGAAATCATCTACCTGCTCATCCCGTTGTCCATCGTCCTGATCGCAGTGATTGCCTGGGTCTTTACCTGGGCCATCCGCTCGGGCCAGTTCGACGATCTTGAGGGTCCGGCACATCGCATCATCATGGACGATGACTCGCCACGGCCGGAATCCGACACAGATCCGGCACACGCCCACGACAAGGAGACAACTGCCTCTCAGGACCAGAAATAA
- a CDS encoding rhodanese-like domain-containing protein, translated as MKLALRTLILAGGEVLPVQTARKLLAEGGQLVDIRPPAEFRRGTLPGALNLPADALGYDAGHLNRREPVILYGATPVACVRAARLLAGQGFSRIYHLDDRDQSDI; from the coding sequence ATGAAACTCGCACTGCGCACGTTGATACTCGCGGGCGGTGAAGTCCTTCCCGTACAGACCGCCCGGAAGTTGCTGGCGGAAGGTGGGCAGTTGGTGGACATTCGACCGCCGGCCGAATTCCGGCGCGGTACGCTGCCCGGGGCGCTGAATCTGCCGGCCGACGCCTTGGGTTACGACGCAGGTCATCTCAACAGACGCGAACCGGTCATTCTCTACGGCGCGACACCAGTGGCCTGCGTACGCGCTGCGCGCTTGCTGGCGGGGCAGGGTTTTTCCCGTATCTATCATCTCGACGACCGGGATCAGTCGGACATCTGA